In Lycium ferocissimum isolate CSIRO_LF1 chromosome 7, AGI_CSIRO_Lferr_CH_V1, whole genome shotgun sequence, the sequence AACCAAATCGACAAGCCCCGGTTTTAAGGTGGAAAGGACAATGAGCTTTATCCTGCCATGTGATAACCAAGAAAGCAGATGGTCATGCTAGACAAAatgagagaagagaagagagtaATTATTTTGACTATTAGAAGTTTAGCACATACGGAAATGGGAATAAATGTCATCATTATTTAGGCAGATCTATGACAGAGGACATTATAATTAGGATTTATAGATATTTACCTGCTCAGTTCCAAAATTAGGAGTCTGTACAGCAACATTCTCCAACAGCTGTTGTGCTGAAAGAGATGATGCATTCTTGAAGTCAGCAAAGACTTCAGATTGTGGAGGCAGTGGATTGGATGTTGGCCTATTGGGATCCTGCATGAGGCAAAGGACAGTTCATTGCTGAAAAAGGACAAAGGATGGATTTGGGAAATAAACATATTATAGAGAATTACAGATTAGTACCTCTTTCACAATCACAGGATCTGGATCCTTCTTTTTCACTTTCACTTTATTCCTCTTCACAATAATCTCATTTCCTTGCCATATAATTTCAGGAGGCCCGTCTTCTACATATTCCCACTCGTCATCTCCATCTGCTTCATTCTCAAGAGCAACCTGCTCGGATGCATGTATATAAagaatatcaatttttttttttttttgataaagtcATTTACTATATGAAGAATATCAATGGACCGTGAAAATCATAGCACTTAAAAGAAGTAAGACAGACACAGCAGGTCTACTAGGGAAAGGAGAGAGAGGAGGAGACAGAGAACGAGTCACGGACATTTGCATATGCTGCTAAATTATTCAAAAGTTTTAAGAAACAATGAAAGATTTGATGTTTTTGTAGAGAACCGTGTCTTTTTGTAGGTCTCTAATTATTGGTATACCTCTTGTATATGAGatttttcccatttttaatGAAACTATtccttacttgattaaaaagaAGAATGATTGCAATTAAACATGGTAACATAGATTATTTGGATCAAAGGACCCATACCTGAATCTCTATGCATgtcaaacaaaagaaattcatgcACACATATTTTACTAACACTTGCTATACTAGATGTGGCAATAGAACTAACTTTGCACACAATAGTAAGCTGTTCGCTGAGGTCAATAATCTTGAAAACACAAACTAATTTATGCAGTGAAAGAAGCACATGATATGCTATATTTTCCACTTGGTTTATGTAAACGTATTTGAATTTTGACACTAAATTAAAATAGTTTGTGTTTACAATTTCTCTCCAATGACCAACCCCTATGTGCATTCTCTCTGCATCGCACTCATTGTTAAACCACAACATACTTTTGCATCTCTAGAAAGCATCCACCAAAATGTAACCTACTACTACAAAGTTCAACCGAGTCCCGAAAATGCAAAATTCTCTATGCTTGCTTAGAACTGACGGAGGTACAAGGATTGGGAAAGTCAGTCACTTCATATTTCCTCTTATAACCAAAAAATGCTGGAAAACTTCTGATTACTTTCATTACTTCCTCAATTTGTTTCTCGTCACAGAAGTCCATTTAACAAACATCCAATAACCTTAGTTCCCAATATTAACAACAGCATACCCTAGTCCCAtgagtggggtctggggaggatagagtgtatgcagaccttacccctacctagGAGGTAGaaaggctgtttccgatagaccctcggctcgagGAAAAACAATTCAATGCAATTCGGAAAAGGAAGTAGCGGAAATGAAGAAGTCATGGCAAAATACTAAGAAAAGCATGACATAACATTTTGAACAGTAACTACTACAAAATAATAAACTAATCAAAGTACAAGAAGAGCATATAGTAACAGAAATCGAAGGGgctgttcatccgaacccccttcagcagaaaattacactgtttatacatggttaaaattattattttttgcatattttttaCTCTTCGTATTTTGAACCCCTTTAGTGAAAATCATGGCTCCGCCAATGACTACAGGAGTAATGCTGCTACTACTACTAGTAGTAAGGAATTGTTTGGCACTTTCGCCTAATTTAATCTAACCACGTTGATAAACAGCCATAACCAATAAAGTTAATACACAATCTACATAACTCAAAGTTGACTGCTAAAAAGACCTGTTCGATTGCATCTGCATATATTAAAGATAATGTTAGGCGCGAAGTGTGTATACCTGACTTTGTTTCGCTTTTTCTTCCTCATATTCCACTCTCCttcgttcttcttcttctttctttcgaGCAAGTGCTTCGAGAAAGAGCCTTTCTCTCTCCTCAAATtctctcctttctctctctaatctgtccttctctttctcctcttcAAGCTGTATCCTGCGAAGCTCATCGGGATCATTTAGCTTAGCCTCTTCTTCCTCACGCGCCTTCTCAGCGAGTTCCTTACGCTTCTGCttcctcttctccttcttcgttaacttccttttctCCTTACGATTGTTGCATATCTGATAAATTGTTTCAAGTTCCGGTGCTTGCTTGTCGTCTTCTTCGACTGATATCGGTTCCGTCATCGTCGATGTCTAGGGTTTCAATAGAGTGTTAGTATCATGGTTTCTATCAAAAATGAAATCGGACTCACCTATTCTACTGTTGAGTTTTGATCATTATACGGGACATTTAAATTTCATTGTGGCAGAATAAAGAAAGATGAACAAACACGTTAATAGCTCATTGGTTGTCCATCTTTCAATTTTTAGCTATTTTATGCATTTTTGTGCTTTATTGTTAAAGgagcgtaaaaaaaaaaaaaaagtattccctccatatttaaaaaaccaaaaacttaTTTTAGGGGAAATCTGCTTTTTTAGTTTTcacaaaagttgaaaattattttttgttattatttaaAATTACTTATTCTTTTCACTAAAAGCTAGgccaaatatttttcatctcTAGACTCTCAAGCAACAACCACGTTTCCATACCACCTAAATTGTTCCAAAATGCATATTACTACTAAGTACTAAGTATTATTTAGTTGGGATTTGCACATGACTTATTGCTTTCCTGCAGAAGAAATGTTATATGTGTGCTATTGTTGTTAACATAGAGAAGAACTCTATTTGTATTACGTGAAATCATTCAGAGCTCTATTTATATTGAAGGACCTCAAGACGAGGAAGGTAAAATTATAACAACTAAATTAATAAACGTATTTTGTCACATGTAATGAAAACATGATTGTAAAGAATCTTGAGGAGCTACATTTCTATCCATAACATACTGTAGTTGATGAACTAGATATAGTAGCTTTAGTGGAGCTTTacggaggaaaacattttctaatTATTTCATGTTTGATTGATCAAATATCtctatggaaaaaaaatatctatgagttaattaaaaatgaggaaaacgACTTCATTAATTAGAAAAACAAGTTACACATTGATTGTGTTCTTCTATTCTCCAACacacctcatcttcaccccCCTCACCCCGTTAGCTCCGGTCTCCACCACCCACGCCCTTACCTCTACTTCCACCTGTCATGTTATTtatctagattatatacaaatactTTTAAGATAATATTTTCTGCATATGAaaggaagacaacaaaataAACCAGACATAAGCTGCTCAGAATTCATctgtgaggaaaaaaaaaataatagtgaTTCTGTTAGTATAATACTGCTCAGAATATCTGAAAAGAAGCGTATTTCTTCTACTTTATTTGGTTAAGACATGACACTAACGGCAATGCCCACGATGGCAGGAAACCCCAGTATGCGATTAGCCGGAGGAGGAGCGAAACGGACGGTGTTAATCACGGGCGTAAGCCGAGGGTTAGGCAAAGCCCTAGCCCTAGAATTGGCAAAGAGAGGCCACTTCATCATCGGCTGCGCTCGTTCTCAGGACAAGCTCAATGCCCTTCAACCCGAGCTGGCATCCGCCACCGCTCCTCCTTCAGAAAACAAACACCTCCTATTGAATGTCGATGTGGTAATAATCCCTTTCACATTTTTACTTCCCCCCGCCCTTTGGTCTATAAATTCGCCCCTGGTTATGTGTGAACTGTATTTGCATCCGTCAGAGTTGCATTTCAAATCTACTCCCTTCGTCCATTTATACTTGTCCACTACACTAAAAATAGATTACTTGTCCAATTAAGAAAACCAAGAGATAATACCTATTAtattatttccatttttttttttaatgaaactgCTATCTGTAATATATTATTTCCAATTCATTTCCCAACATATAATAATTAGGGGTGATAACTAGgattatcattttatttattgcttcttAAGGGCTATGTCAAGTCAAACATAGACAAGTAATCAGGGGCAGAGGGATTATACcttaaagcttttttttttttttttttttttttttgggtttctaGTTTAGTTTACTGAGGAAATTGGTTAAATTATTCAGTTACAGGGATTACTCAAGTTGGTCATTGTCTATGGATTGGCATTTGTTTGTAATGTTGTTGGTTTTGATGACCCAATACATTATGAAGATacggcaatttttttttttttttttttttaaagctacaGTCATAGAATTAGGTCAGTTGAGGTAAAGGATACCATGGAAAATATGATTAGAAAAGCTTGTGGTCCAGATGATATCCCTATAGAGGTTTGAATTTTGGAAGTGTCTTGGAGAGGTTGACGTAGGATGACTTGTCAAGCTATTCAATGTTGTATTAAGAAGTGGTTGGATGCCTGATGAgtggagaaagaaaagatacTACTACCAATAGCCTTGTTGGTTAAGGAGAGATGGAGTACATGTTTGAAGTTGAGCAGAGTTTTTTTTTCACCTCCTCAATCAATACTCCTCTTTATATTTCTGAGTACTTGCTCTCCATGTTGCTCTCATCTAAAGCTCAGGTATTTGTCTTAGTTGAATGTTATTGTGGTGAATAAACATATTAGTTGACtgcaataatgaataaatgtGTGTGTTCATGTGTATAATTAtacaatttcattaatttgttTGACAAAATAACTGATCAGCCTCCATGCATCTATCGACATAGAGCTCGTTTTGATTAGCTgaaaaaaagtggcttttaagcataagtgcttaaagtatttttaagtgctgaaagttattttataaataagcagttacgtgtttggatTAAAGTGtttaaagggtttttagaagtaagggtagtattggaattaacagaaaatataagggataaaagggtaaagttgttggtcaaaccaaaatggcttttaagccaaaaaaaataagttggggttgagcaacttcttggttttggcttattttaagcactttttaacttaatttaagctgttttctatttttgccaaacactcaaataagttaaaaatggcttataagctggtttgaccaacttataagccaatccaaacgggctcatagcTTGTGTTTTTTTCTTGGCATTTCAGAGTCTAAATAGCAGCGTTGAAGAGTTTGCACGTGCTGTTATGGAGAAAAAGGGCGTTCCTGATATCATTGGTACTTGATTTACAACCTTGCTGTTGCAGTacagttattttattttataaaggacatagtGATCTTAACATATTTGCTCCCATTACAAATATTAAAGTGCAATCCTATTCCTTCCACTCTATCAACAGCATTGAATTGATCTTTTTACGATTTGATACTTCAGACGagttttttctgaaattttgagtcttttaatttaaaagaagaaTATATTGTACGTGAATGCACTGTGCGATGGACCGACTAAAAATTGGAGAAAGTTGATCCTATTTAAGGATGTTATTTCTCAGTTTCCTGTCAGTTCTTCACAGTGATAGATGAATCTAATTTAACCCTTAAATGATTATGTCACTTACCCAACCCGAATGAAGTTTGCTGAATTGGCAGGTTACACTTTTTATGGCTTTAAATTGGCACTCTACAGGTTGTACTGGtctcttttttttatctcacATTCAGACAAATTAACCTAAAATATGAACCTCGTCCAGTGAACAGTGCGGGAACTATTAATAGGAACAACAAGCTTTGGGAAGTGCCAGCTGAAGAGTTTGATTCTGTCATTGATACTAATCTAAAAGGAACTGCAAATGTTCTGCGTCACTTTATTCCCCTAATGCTGGAGAAGAAGCAAGGagtgattataaatatgtctTCTGGATGGGGAAGATCTGGCGCGGCACAGGTAAAACTCAGTTTCTACTGAAATCACCAGAACTTTATCCGTAAGGTTCCCATAGTTCTACTCTAGTCTGTTAATCAGATTGCTGATGATTTGCAAAAATGATGTTCTTGTATGCCAGATGTTCATTGGATCTCATATTTTATGTCGCTAGAAAGTTCCAAATCATAAATATCTTGGATCTTTTCCTCATAACTGAGGGAAACATTAAAGGGTTGATTAACTTAATTTTGCTAGGTTAATCTGGGTGACATTTGAGTACATTTACACTAGATGACTTGTAATGACCATGGAACTCAAAATGATCCTTTAAGCATTTAGGAACCGAAGTTGCATTCATTTTTAGGTCTCAAATGTGAACTTTTAAACTGGCACTTCAAAATTTGGAAGTTAACGAGGAAGAAACTTAATGTATGTGAAGCATTACCAGAATAATATTGCAAATGGATGATGAAAAAGCCTATTTAATTAGATTTCCATTACTAGCTTATATCACTTCCAGGGGTTCCGAGTCTGACTAAAATTGTTGAGACGTGATTAAATCTTCACAGGTGGCACCTTATTGTGCTTCAAAAT encodes:
- the LOC132064513 gene encoding NADPH-dependent pterin aldehyde reductase, with amino-acid sequence MTLTAMPTMAGNPSMRLAGGGAKRTVLITGVSRGLGKALALELAKRGHFIIGCARSQDKLNALQPELASATAPPSENKHLLLNVDVSLNSSVEEFARAVMEKKGVPDIIVNSAGTINRNNKLWEVPAEEFDSVIDTNLKGTANVLRHFIPLMLEKKQGVIINMSSGWGRSGAAQVAPYCASKWAIEGLTGSVAKELPPGMAAVALNPGVIYTDMLQSCFGNSASLYQTPESWAPKAANMILNLTMADNGASLSV